ggttcagctccctctgtttaaataaatactgaaggctctggtggtcggtgaaaacatcaatatgaaccccatatagataatgccgccaaatctttagggcaaatacaactgcggctaactcaagatcgtgcgtAGGATAGTTCTGTTCATGTTTTCGCAACTGTCTGGAGGCGTACgcgataaccttaccatgctgcataagaacacaacctaggccaattctcgaggcatcacaatatacaacataaCCCTCGGTGCCATCCGGAAGAGTCAAGATAGGTGCCGTAGTAAGCCTTTTCTTTAGTTCCTGAAAACTTTGTTCACATgcctcagtccactgaaacttagctcccttatgTGTCAGTTTCGTCAATGGTGCAGAGATAgaggaaaatccctccacaaaccttcggtaataccctgctaagcctaaaaagctacgaacctctgtcggattctagggcctcggccaagtcatcacaacttcattcttttggccatcaaccttgataccatcgccggtaataacatgaccaagaaaagctacagaagttagccaaaatttacatttagagaatttagcatataacctgTAGTCCCGGAGAGTCTGCAATACAGCTCGCAAGTGGTCCGCATGCTCGGCTTCCGATCGCGAATAtatcaggatgtcgtcaataaacacaatcacaaattcatccaagaatggtttgaatacccggttcataagatccataaatactgctggggcatttgtaagcccgaaagacatgacaaggaatTCAAAATGGCCATACCTCGTCCTAAATGCTATTTTTGGGATATCAATATCCATGACTCGTATCTGATGATAACCGGATCGCAAGTCGATCTTCGAAAAGcatttggcaccttgtaactggtcgaacaagtcatcaatccgtggaagaggatacttattcttgatagtgactttatttagttgcctgtagtcaatgcacatctgcaaggacccatctttctttcgaaCAAAGAGTACCGGAGCACCCCATGGGGATGTACTTGGCttaataaagcctttatcgagcaagtccttcagttgttccttcaattcccttaGCTCTGCAGGAGCCATTATGTAGggaggaatggatataggctgcgcatcaggaagcaaatctatagcgaaatcgatttccctttcggggggaattcctggaagctcgtcagggaataccgtcgggaattcattcacaataggaaCCGACTGAAGAGtcgctggctccttatctatatccctaacatgaaccagatggtatatacaacctttagcaataaacttccgagccctaaggtatgaaataaacttACCCTTGGGCGTGGCTGCATTACCTTTCCATTCAAGGACAGGCTCACCAGGAAAATGAAATCGGACCAACTTTGCACGACAATCAATATTagcataacaagctgccaaccaatccatacccataatgacatcgaagtctagcataaccaattcaactaaatCAACAGAGGTTGGACGGTCATTAATTAACACTGTACAATCTCGATAGACATGATTAGCTACAATAGAGTCGCAACCTggtgtagacacctcaactgGCTGTGGCAACAACTCAGATCTCATGTCAAGCTTACCagcaataaatggagtaatatatgaaaatgtagagccGGGATCCATCAATGCATAAATGGCATGAGAATGTattgtcaatatacctgtgacaacatctggggaTGCCTCTGAATCCTGTCGGCCTGTGAGTGCATAAAAGCGGTTCTGGCCACCACTAGAACCTGAGGTGTCTCCTCCACCTCTCTCCCTACCACGGCCCTGAGTAGACTGTGGACCTGGTCGGGGAGCACGGACTGAGGGCGAAGAGGCTGCTGTGAATCCTGAAGGCTGAGCTGGTGTACCTCTGCCTAACCCCGGGCACCGGCTAATATAATGTCCTGTCTGCCCACAATGAAAACATGCACTCGAACCCTGTCTACATTGCCCGGTGTGCAGCTTACCGCACTGAGTACATGGAGGAGTAAGCTGTCTCATCTGTGCAGAACGCTCCTGTCGACGGCCCTCAGGCTGGCCTGAGCTCTGCCCCGGTCCTGACTGAATATAATGATCAAACTGCTGGCCCTGCATCTGTGGTGGGAAACTACCTGCTGACCGAGGTGGATATCAATGGAGTGGGGGCCAAAAATCAACTCGTGGCTCCCTATAAGACCCCATAGTACGATCCCTCTTACTCTGCTCCCTATCCCTGTGAGTATCACGAATCCGACGGGAAAGGTCCTCTGTAGTCTGAGCAAAAGCCTGTATGCGGGAAATATCTACATCATCCGATAGGGATGCAACCCTACAGTCTCTAATCAGATGATCCCCCAAACCATCCACATAATGATGAACTCTAGCCCTCATGGTACGTACTATATCTGGTgtataccttgccaaagaattaaACTTATGGCTATAATCCCTCACACTCATATCCCCCTACTTTAGGCTAAGAAACTGGTCAAGACGGGCCTCCCGAACCTCCCGTGGCAAATAATGGGCTAAAAAGCCTCAGAGAAGTCCTCCCACTCTGCTGGCGGAGCATCAGGTCCTCTAGATCTCTCCCATGCCTCATACCATAGGATGGCTACATCACGTAGTCGAAAAGAAGCCAACTCCACAGCCTCGGTGACGGAGGCATGCATCACCCTCAATACTCTATATATATGGTCtataaagtcctggggatccttatTGGAACTGGATCCTGTAAATAATGGAGGGGCCAAGTGAAGAAACTCTCGTACCGTCGAGCTTCCTATCCGATCTCTCCGGGCATCTGCTCCTGACTCTAGCTGTCGCTCATGAATAGAAACCATCCTAGTCAGCAACTGAACAGCCTCCCTCATCCCCTGCTCCCCAGTCTCTGATGGGGGAACAATAGGTGCTGGAGGTCCTGTGTCTCTAGCTGCCTCAGGTACCAATGGAACTGGTGAGGCTGGGGGTACTGCATCTCCCTGGGCTCCAACAAGTGCTGGGGAAGCTGAAACTAGGGGTACTGGAGACTCACTGTGAGCCTCTAAGGGAAATCTATCCCTCTGACCCGGTGGGGAACGACTGGTACCTTCTCCCGGATCCATACCTATCTCTCGCTGTGCCATCTCCTGAGCGTAGGTAGCCTGTTAGATAGGAAACAcaaagcacgatttagatttcatatgttcttataacttcgctctatagcacgat
The nucleotide sequence above comes from Nicotiana tabacum cultivar K326 chromosome 12, ASM71507v2, whole genome shotgun sequence. Encoded proteins:
- the LOC142167222 gene encoding uncharacterized protein LOC142167222, whose translation is MRARVHHYVDGLGDHLIRDCRVASLSDDVDISRIQAFAQTTEDLSRRIRDTHRDREQSSFPPQMQGQQFDHYIQSGPGQSSGQPEGRRQERSAQMRQLTPPCTQCGKLHTGQCRQGSSACFHCGQTGHYISRCPGLGRGTPAQPSGFTAASSPSVRAPRPGPQSTQGRGRERGGGDTSGSSGGQNRFYALTGRQDSEASPDVVTGILTIHSHAIYALMDPGSTFSYITPFIAGKLDMRSELLPQPVEVSTPGCDSIVANHVYRDSCYANIDCRAKLVRFHFPGEPVLEWKGKANIVADALS